A region from the Rufibacter sp. DG15C genome encodes:
- a CDS encoding PAS domain-containing protein — MTSTAAPVSPALDLHTFLQALPGQHVILTPELVVLEATDDYLAATHSTREHLIGKNLFEAFPANPAAPSANAIDPIQQSLDYVLLHKQPHTLQKPLRHDVLGPDGTYEEKYWCLKSKPVLDAQKEVSYIIHTVEDVTESQLHKREQEITKGSMDAMVAASGGVSWDYDIKTGRLFWSKNFEQIFGYPVTAEGELPAQWDARVHPEEYQSLRASLNKTVAKQEKAWTGKYRFLKADGTYTHVVDHGYILYNEEGAPYRMLGTLLDIEEQQKTERLAKENLERFELMAKATNDVIWDWNLENDYVWWNEGFKVTFGYKEEDIEHDVNSWYSRIHPEDATRVVDSIHHVIDSATGTNWQDEYRFRKADGTYADIFDRGIIARDKTGKPVRMIGAMLDITEKNEYAAQLKASEEHVRTLLESIPEIAWVGHADGYVYYYNKAWYSYTGTTSPEQSWEGVVHPDDLAYTTRIWTQSIASGKEYVNEARLKRAADGQYRWFSIRATPVYNENGTILAWIGVNTDIQEQKNIQQKLKERDEYVQRMLAQSPVQFAVLKGSSWLIDFATPQFKQLLGHRDMVGKPFKSVLPELKSQGYFEIIENVYATGKTYFGNESSAFLDRTGNGQLELGYFNFVYQPLFDDQQLVEGIMILIVEVTEQVLIRQEAEQLAQDLKVSHERTLNLLEALPHMTFTTKPNGDVDYYSPKWYEGYLGTNFENLKGWGWQDFMHPDDMERTITNWLKSLETGQEFEMENRWKSKEDGQYRWFLIKGVPVRDAEGTITQWVGTHTYMEDHKQMLLALEESTKNFRFLADSMPQLVWTTDALGFHDYFNQQWVDYTGYNVEDSKGTQMWNNLLHPDDQARAEARWHLSLTTGEPYEIEYRFKRASDGEWRWFLGRALPQRNAEGQIIKWFGTCTDIEDQKRNESLMEQTNQELRNINEDLDSFVYTASHDLKLPIINMARIFEELTKSATFQDPDANLLINMFNKSLTQIQGTIHDLAEIVKVQKNIDSHQEEVALEEMVEEVKLSIQDLLHRNSASIITHFEEAPSLLFSRVNLKSILYNLVSNAVKYRSSTRTPEVTITSAREDGFLVLTVQDNGMGMDLEKHGAKLFQMFKRFHNHVDGSGLGLYIVNRILQKNGGRIEVQSQVNTGTTFTIYFKENL, encoded by the coding sequence ATGACCAGTACCGCAGCCCCAGTTTCGCCCGCTTTGGATTTGCACACGTTTCTACAGGCGCTACCGGGGCAACACGTCATTCTTACCCCAGAATTGGTGGTGCTAGAAGCCACAGATGACTACCTGGCCGCCACCCATTCCACCAGAGAGCACCTGATTGGTAAAAACCTGTTTGAGGCTTTTCCGGCCAACCCCGCAGCTCCTTCTGCCAATGCCATAGACCCTATTCAGCAATCCTTGGACTACGTGCTTTTGCACAAGCAGCCCCATACGCTGCAAAAGCCTTTACGCCATGACGTGCTGGGGCCGGACGGCACCTATGAGGAAAAATACTGGTGCCTTAAAAGCAAGCCCGTCTTAGATGCGCAGAAAGAAGTCTCCTACATTATCCATACGGTAGAGGACGTCACAGAAAGCCAGCTTCATAAGCGCGAGCAGGAGATTACCAAAGGCAGCATGGACGCCATGGTCGCGGCTTCGGGCGGCGTGTCCTGGGACTATGACATTAAAACCGGCAGGCTGTTTTGGAGCAAGAACTTTGAGCAGATTTTTGGCTATCCTGTTACAGCAGAAGGTGAACTCCCGGCCCAGTGGGATGCGCGAGTGCACCCAGAAGAATACCAGAGCCTGCGGGCCAGCTTAAACAAAACCGTAGCGAAGCAAGAAAAAGCCTGGACCGGCAAATACCGCTTTTTAAAGGCAGATGGCACTTACACGCATGTGGTAGACCACGGGTATATTCTCTATAACGAGGAAGGCGCCCCCTACCGCATGCTGGGCACCCTCTTAGACATTGAAGAACAGCAAAAAACAGAACGCCTGGCCAAAGAAAACCTGGAACGGTTTGAGCTCATGGCCAAAGCCACCAATGACGTAATCTGGGACTGGAACCTGGAGAATGACTATGTCTGGTGGAATGAAGGCTTTAAAGTAACGTTTGGCTACAAAGAAGAAGACATAGAACATGATGTCAACTCCTGGTATAGCCGTATTCATCCAGAAGATGCTACCCGCGTAGTGGACAGCATCCATCATGTCATAGACAGCGCTACCGGCACCAACTGGCAGGATGAGTACCGGTTCAGGAAAGCGGACGGCACCTACGCCGACATCTTTGACCGCGGCATCATTGCCCGTGACAAGACCGGCAAACCCGTGCGCATGATTGGCGCCATGCTGGACATCACAGAAAAGAACGAATACGCGGCCCAACTTAAAGCAAGTGAGGAGCACGTGCGCACCTTACTAGAAAGCATCCCAGAGATTGCGTGGGTTGGGCACGCGGATGGTTATGTCTACTATTATAACAAAGCCTGGTACAGCTACACCGGCACCACGTCCCCTGAGCAAAGCTGGGAAGGCGTGGTGCACCCAGATGATCTGGCGTACACCACCCGCATCTGGACACAGTCAATCGCCTCGGGCAAAGAGTACGTGAATGAGGCCCGGCTCAAGAGAGCCGCAGACGGGCAGTACCGGTGGTTTAGCATACGCGCCACGCCCGTATACAATGAGAACGGCACCATCCTGGCCTGGATTGGGGTGAACACAGATATACAGGAGCAGAAAAACATCCAGCAGAAGCTCAAGGAGCGGGATGAGTACGTGCAGCGCATGCTGGCCCAGTCGCCGGTGCAGTTTGCCGTGCTCAAGGGATCCAGCTGGCTCATAGACTTTGCCACTCCCCAGTTCAAGCAGTTGCTAGGCCACCGTGACATGGTGGGCAAGCCGTTCAAGTCTGTTTTGCCCGAGCTTAAAAGCCAGGGTTACTTTGAGATCATAGAGAACGTCTACGCTACCGGCAAAACCTATTTCGGGAACGAGTCTTCAGCGTTCCTGGACCGTACTGGCAACGGGCAGCTAGAGCTGGGCTACTTCAACTTTGTCTACCAACCGCTCTTTGATGACCAGCAGCTGGTGGAAGGCATCATGATCCTGATAGTGGAGGTAACGGAGCAGGTGCTTATTCGCCAAGAGGCTGAACAACTGGCCCAGGATTTAAAGGTGTCTCATGAGCGCACCCTCAACCTCTTAGAGGCCCTGCCCCACATGACCTTTACCACCAAGCCCAACGGTGACGTGGACTATTACAGCCCCAAGTGGTATGAAGGCTACCTGGGCACCAACTTTGAGAATTTAAAAGGCTGGGGCTGGCAGGATTTCATGCACCCAGATGATATGGAGCGCACTATCACCAACTGGCTGAAGTCACTGGAGACGGGTCAGGAGTTTGAGATGGAAAACCGCTGGAAGTCCAAAGAAGACGGCCAGTACCGGTGGTTCCTGATCAAAGGCGTGCCCGTGCGCGATGCAGAGGGCACCATCACGCAGTGGGTAGGTACGCACACCTACATGGAGGATCACAAACAAATGCTGTTAGCCCTGGAAGAAAGCACCAAGAACTTCCGGTTCCTGGCAGACTCCATGCCACAATTGGTCTGGACGACAGACGCGCTGGGCTTCCATGACTACTTTAACCAGCAGTGGGTGGACTACACCGGCTATAATGTAGAGGACAGCAAAGGCACCCAGATGTGGAACAACCTGCTGCACCCAGATGACCAGGCCCGCGCAGAAGCCCGCTGGCACTTGTCCTTGACCACCGGCGAACCCTATGAAATTGAATACCGTTTTAAACGCGCTTCTGACGGGGAATGGCGGTGGTTCTTAGGCAGGGCATTGCCACAGCGCAACGCAGAGGGCCAGATTATCAAATGGTTTGGTACCTGTACAGACATTGAGGACCAGAAACGCAATGAGTCGCTCATGGAGCAGACCAACCAGGAACTCAGGAATATCAATGAGGACCTAGACAGTTTCGTGTACACGGCCTCGCATGACTTAAAGCTGCCCATCATCAACATGGCGCGTATTTTTGAGGAACTCACCAAGAGCGCCACGTTCCAGGACCCAGACGCCAATTTGCTCATAAACATGTTCAACAAGTCTCTCACCCAGATACAGGGAACCATCCATGACCTGGCAGAGATTGTGAAAGTGCAGAAGAACATAGACTCCCATCAAGAAGAGGTAGCCCTGGAAGAGATGGTGGAGGAAGTGAAACTAAGCATCCAGGATCTGCTGCACCGCAACAGCGCAAGTATCATCACCCATTTTGAAGAGGCGCCTTCCCTCCTGTTCTCCCGGGTGAACCTCAAGAGTATTCTCTACAACCTGGTGAGCAACGCCGTCAAGTACCGCTCTTCTACACGCACCCCAGAAGTCACCATTACCTCAGCTCGTGAGGACGGGTTTCTGGTGTTGACGGTGCAGGACAATGGCATGGGCATGGACCTGGAGAAGCACGGTGCAAAACTGTTCCAGATGTTTAAGCGTTTCCATAACCATGTAGACGGTTCTGGGCTGGGCCTTTATATTGTTAACCGCATTTTGCAGAAAAACGGAGGGCGCATTGAGGTGCAAAGCCAGGTCAATACAGGCACTACTTTCACTATTTATTTTAAAGAGAACCTGTAA